A region from the Nocardioides coralli genome encodes:
- a CDS encoding DsbA family protein has translation MAKGHKSEQERLATQTKRDKRRAKADRAKAAAEARRKAAKRKERLTYVLVVGVVLAVVVGGYLLIRALNDTSDTAAAPEGASGEYGIVLGQEDAPTEVVIYEDFLCPFCAQLEGVLGDQLDTAIEQGDVRVEFRTLNFLSQAGDYSLRAANAFAAVSETAGPEAAKEFHDLVFAEQPSESGPFPDDDFLVEKAVEAGADEGEVRPLIEDLGFEGWVEDGTEAASRDGIRQTPTVLVDGQRTVGESPQQIASEVFAAIG, from the coding sequence ATGGCGAAGGGTCACAAGTCGGAGCAGGAGCGCCTGGCCACGCAGACGAAGCGGGACAAGCGTCGCGCCAAGGCTGACCGGGCGAAGGCCGCGGCGGAGGCGCGCCGGAAGGCCGCGAAGCGCAAGGAGCGGCTGACCTACGTCCTCGTGGTCGGCGTCGTCCTCGCCGTGGTCGTCGGCGGCTACCTGCTGATCCGCGCCCTCAACGACACCTCGGACACCGCCGCTGCGCCGGAGGGTGCCTCGGGGGAGTACGGCATCGTCCTCGGGCAGGAGGACGCCCCGACCGAGGTGGTCATCTACGAGGACTTCCTCTGCCCCTTCTGCGCGCAGCTGGAGGGGGTGCTGGGAGACCAGCTCGACACCGCGATCGAGCAGGGGGACGTGCGGGTGGAGTTCCGCACGCTGAACTTCCTCAGCCAAGCGGGCGACTACTCGTTGCGGGCCGCCAACGCGTTCGCGGCGGTGTCCGAGACGGCCGGCCCCGAGGCGGCCAAGGAGTTCCACGACCTCGTCTTCGCCGAGCAGCCGAGCGAGTCCGGCCCCTTCCCCGACGACGACTTCCTCGTCGAGAAGGCGGTCGAGGCCGGCGCCGACGAGGGGGAGGTCCGCCCGCTGATCGAGGACCTCGGCTTCGAGGGCTGGGTCGAGGACGGCACCGAGGCGGCCTCGCGCGACGGCATCCGGCAGACACCGACGGTGCTGGTCGACGGCCAGCGGACCGTGGGTGAGAGCCCGCAGCAGATCGCCTCGGAGGTGTTCGCCGCGATCGGCTGA
- a CDS encoding DoxX family protein, with the protein MKDWVGLLARLVTGVVWIVAGALKLPDPASSVRAVRAYELLPEAVVPAVGHLLPVVEVVLGACLVLGLLTRPMAALSALLFAAFVVGIASAWARGLEIECGCFGGGGQREGASAEYPAEIARDLGLVLLSGWLVVRPGSRWAVDTWIRRHRAPQEEENDGEGSQVGAGAPGHADEAGQASRQG; encoded by the coding sequence GTGAAGGACTGGGTAGGACTGCTGGCCCGCCTGGTCACCGGAGTGGTCTGGATCGTCGCCGGTGCGCTGAAGCTGCCGGACCCGGCGTCCAGCGTCCGTGCCGTCCGCGCCTACGAGCTGCTTCCCGAGGCGGTCGTGCCCGCGGTCGGTCACCTGCTCCCGGTGGTCGAGGTGGTGCTCGGCGCCTGCCTGGTGCTCGGGCTGCTCACGCGACCGATGGCCGCCCTCTCGGCGCTGCTCTTCGCGGCGTTCGTGGTGGGCATCGCCTCGGCCTGGGCCCGCGGCCTGGAGATCGAGTGCGGCTGCTTCGGCGGCGGCGGCCAGAGGGAGGGGGCGTCGGCGGAGTACCCCGCTGAGATCGCCCGCGACCTCGGGCTGGTGCTGCTGTCGGGCTGGCTGGTCGTCCGCCCCGGGTCGCGGTGGGCCGTGGACACGTGGATCCGGCGCCACCGGGCGCCGCAGGAAGAGGAGAACGATGGCGAAGGGTCACAAGTCGGAGCAGGAGCGCCTGGCCACGCAGACGAAGCGGGACAAGCGTCGCGCCAAGGCTGA
- the orn gene encoding oligoribonuclease — MKERLVWIDCEMTGLDLTADALIEVAALVTDFDLNVLGEGVDLIVKPPAEALEQMGDFVRSMHEKSGLLAALDSGIPLADAEEQVLAYIREHCDPQSRPPLAGNSVATDRAFLARDMPQLDTFLHYRIVDVSSIKELARRWFPRAYYQSPPKRGNHRALADIQESIEELRYYREAVFVPQPGPDSDRAREIATRHGGSLTGIPEEPGDEAAPDAETSEG; from the coding sequence GTGAAGGAACGCCTGGTGTGGATCGACTGCGAGATGACCGGCCTCGACCTGACCGCGGACGCCCTGATCGAGGTGGCCGCCCTGGTGACCGACTTCGACCTCAACGTGCTGGGTGAGGGCGTCGACCTCATCGTGAAGCCGCCGGCGGAGGCCCTCGAGCAGATGGGCGACTTCGTCCGGTCGATGCACGAGAAGTCGGGCCTGCTGGCCGCGCTCGACTCCGGCATCCCGCTGGCCGACGCCGAGGAGCAGGTGCTCGCCTACATCCGCGAGCACTGCGACCCGCAGAGCCGCCCGCCGCTCGCCGGCAACTCCGTCGCCACCGACCGGGCCTTCCTCGCCCGCGACATGCCGCAGCTCGACACGTTCCTCCACTACCGGATCGTCGACGTCTCCTCCATCAAGGAGCTGGCCCGCCGCTGGTTCCCCCGCGCCTACTACCAGTCGCCCCCGAAGCGCGGGAACCACCGCGCCCTGGCCGACATCCAGGAGAGCATCGAGGAGCTGCGCTACTACCGGGAGGCGGTCTTCGTGCCGCAGCCCGGCCCCGACTCCGACCGCGCCCGCGAGATCGCGACGCGGCACGGCGGGTCCCTCACCGGCATCCCCGAGGAGCCCGGCGACGAGGCCGCTCCCGATGCGGAGACCTCAGAGGGCTAG
- the chrA gene encoding chromate efflux transporter — MAPPPARSDSDAVPLSEATGAWFRISLQTFGGPAGQIAVMQHELVDRRRWIGQGRFLHALNFCMLLPGPEAQQLATYTGWLLNGTRGALVAGGLFVLPGLVALLGLTALYLAAGSTTLVSGLFAGLAPAVIAIVVQAVQRVGARALHHRALVVLAVLAFLAITVAGVPFPVVVLAAGLSGWLLGRRIPVLRTAGAHTDDDGGPPPLISDDALHDDPPSGRRTVRVVGIGLVLWFAPVLVAALLLGPDSVYVDQGLFFAGAALVTFGGAYAVLAFVAQQAVEVYGWLAPGEMVRGLALAETTPGPLIMVVQFVAGVGGHRDPGVLDPWLAMVVASLLTTWVTFVPCFLFILAGAPYVERLRHNTHLTSALTGITAAVVGVIGSLAVFFALHTLFDQTRDVAWGPLGLEVPVVATWDPLAFALTALALVLLVGRGWSPLRTLGLCAVLGVVLTLV; from the coding sequence GTGGCGCCGCCCCCCGCACGCTCGGACTCCGACGCCGTCCCCCTCAGCGAGGCGACCGGGGCGTGGTTCCGGATCTCGCTCCAGACCTTCGGTGGGCCGGCCGGCCAGATCGCCGTCATGCAGCACGAGCTGGTCGACCGCCGGCGCTGGATCGGTCAGGGCCGGTTCCTCCACGCCCTGAACTTCTGCATGCTGCTCCCGGGGCCGGAGGCCCAACAGCTGGCCACCTACACCGGGTGGCTGCTCAACGGCACCCGCGGCGCACTCGTCGCGGGCGGTCTCTTCGTGCTGCCCGGGCTGGTCGCCCTGCTGGGCCTGACCGCGCTCTACCTCGCTGCCGGGTCCACCACGCTGGTGAGCGGGCTCTTCGCGGGCCTCGCCCCGGCCGTGATCGCGATCGTCGTGCAGGCGGTGCAGCGGGTCGGCGCGCGGGCGCTGCACCACCGTGCCTTGGTCGTCCTCGCCGTCCTCGCCTTCCTCGCGATCACCGTGGCCGGCGTCCCCTTCCCCGTCGTGGTGCTGGCCGCCGGCCTCTCCGGCTGGCTGCTCGGCCGGCGCATCCCCGTGCTGCGTACCGCCGGCGCGCACACCGACGACGACGGCGGGCCCCCGCCGTTGATCAGCGACGACGCCCTCCACGACGACCCGCCCTCGGGCCGCCGCACCGTGCGGGTGGTCGGCATCGGTCTGGTGCTGTGGTTCGCGCCGGTCCTCGTGGCCGCGCTGCTCCTGGGCCCGGACAGCGTCTACGTCGACCAGGGTCTCTTCTTCGCCGGCGCCGCCCTCGTCACCTTCGGCGGTGCCTACGCCGTGCTCGCGTTCGTGGCGCAGCAGGCGGTCGAGGTGTACGGCTGGCTCGCCCCGGGCGAGATGGTGCGTGGCCTCGCGCTGGCGGAGACCACGCCCGGCCCGCTGATCATGGTCGTGCAGTTCGTGGCCGGTGTGGGTGGCCACCGCGACCCCGGTGTCCTCGACCCGTGGCTGGCCATGGTGGTCGCGTCGCTGCTGACGACGTGGGTCACCTTCGTGCCCTGCTTCCTCTTCATCCTGGCGGGAGCGCCGTACGTCGAGCGGCTGCGCCACAACACCCACCTGACCTCGGCCCTCACCGGGATCACGGCCGCCGTGGTGGGCGTGATCGGGAGCCTCGCGGTCTTCTTCGCGCTGCACACGCTCTTCGACCAGACCCGCGACGTCGCCTGGGGCCCGCTCGGCCTCGAGGTGCCGGTCGTGGCCACCTGGGACCCGCTGGCCTTCGCCCTGACAGCGCTCGCGCTCGTGCTGCTGGTGGGCCGCGGCTGGTCGCCGCTGCGCACGCTCGGCCTCTGCGCCGTGCTCGGGGTCGTGCTCACGCTCGTGTGA
- a CDS encoding HNH endonuclease gives MASANSRRARATRRRRRRVAAADNDLLPAEWAALQAAWGGCAYCGVTDRPLQRDCLLPISRGGRYTLTNVAPACGPCNASKGNQEVTTWLRSRRRDERTFLTRHLAVQAELATSPA, from the coding sequence GTGGCCTCCGCCAACAGCCGACGTGCCCGGGCGACCCGTCGCCGGCGCCGCCGCGTGGCCGCCGCCGACAACGACCTGCTTCCGGCGGAGTGGGCTGCGCTGCAGGCGGCCTGGGGCGGGTGTGCCTACTGCGGCGTCACCGACCGGCCCCTGCAGCGCGACTGCCTGCTGCCGATCTCGCGCGGCGGCCGCTACACCCTCACCAACGTCGCACCCGCCTGCGGGCCGTGCAACGCCAGCAAGGGCAACCAGGAGGTCACCACCTGGCTGCGCAGCCGGCGGCGTGACGAACGGACGTTCCTGACCCGGCACCTGGCCGTGCAGGCCGAGCTCGCCACCTCACCCGCCTAG
- a CDS encoding siderophore-interacting protein has translation MSYCAEVLRSEWLTPLLVRVELGGPGLDGFAMPTDTDAYVNVAIPPTGADYGGRFDPGAVREQRPRELWPVRRRYTVRRWDPATGRLTLDVVVHGDDGVGGPWAATARPGDLLVLEGPGGGYRPDPSADWHLMVGDESALPAIAASLEAVPAAAPVTVRLLCDGPDHEVTLTSPGSLDLLWLHRTGEETDADLLPAAVRELVFPAGRVHAFVHGEADEIRAIRRHLLAERGLRRSDMSCSPYWRRTMTDEAWRQMKKEYVAAMETDVA, from the coding sequence ATGAGCTACTGCGCGGAAGTGCTGAGGTCGGAGTGGCTGACGCCGCTCCTGGTCCGGGTCGAGCTCGGCGGACCGGGGCTCGACGGGTTCGCGATGCCCACCGACACCGACGCCTACGTCAACGTGGCGATCCCGCCGACCGGCGCCGACTACGGGGGCCGCTTCGACCCCGGTGCCGTCCGCGAGCAGCGGCCCCGCGAGCTGTGGCCGGTCCGGCGCCGCTACACCGTACGGCGCTGGGACCCCGCCACGGGCCGGCTGACGCTCGACGTGGTGGTCCACGGCGACGACGGCGTCGGCGGTCCCTGGGCCGCGACCGCCCGGCCCGGAGACCTGCTCGTCCTGGAGGGACCCGGTGGCGGCTACCGCCCCGACCCGTCGGCCGACTGGCACCTCATGGTCGGTGACGAGTCCGCACTCCCGGCGATCGCCGCCTCGCTCGAGGCGGTGCCTGCGGCAGCCCCGGTGACCGTCCGGCTGCTCTGCGACGGCCCCGACCACGAGGTAACGCTGACCAGCCCGGGGTCCCTGGACCTGCTGTGGCTGCACCGCACCGGCGAGGAGACCGACGCCGATCTGCTGCCGGCCGCCGTGCGGGAGCTCGTGTTCCCGGCCGGCCGCGTCCACGCCTTCGTCCACGGCGAGGCCGACGAGATCCGGGCCATCCGCCGCCACCTGCTGGCCGAGCGAGGTCTGCGACGCAGCGACATGTCGTGCTCGCCGTACTGGCGGCGCACCATGACCGACGAGGCGTGGCGACAGATGAAGAAGGAGTACGTCGCCGCCATGGAGACCGACGTCGCCTGA
- a CDS encoding RNA polymerase sigma factor, with translation MQPPDQHTLDAARRGEQWACTEVWLCLAPRVRAFLHARGSREPDDLTSEVFLAVFRGLDGFVGGPDQFVAFVFTVARRRLVDELRRRSRRPVLAEWAEEDDTRLCESAEHEALLRVEDRDVRDLLLLLSPDQREVLELRLLADLTVAQVAEVLGKPPGAVKALQRRGLAALRGRQPSAVLPTPGQGVVTP, from the coding sequence GTGCAACCCCCCGACCAGCACACCCTCGATGCCGCGCGCCGCGGCGAGCAGTGGGCGTGCACGGAGGTGTGGCTCTGCCTGGCCCCGCGGGTCCGCGCCTTCCTCCACGCGCGGGGTTCCCGGGAGCCCGACGACCTGACCAGTGAGGTCTTCCTCGCGGTGTTCCGGGGCCTCGACGGCTTCGTCGGCGGCCCCGACCAGTTCGTGGCCTTCGTCTTCACCGTGGCGCGGCGCCGCCTCGTCGACGAGCTCCGGCGTCGGTCCCGACGGCCCGTGCTCGCGGAGTGGGCGGAGGAGGACGACACCCGCCTGTGCGAGAGCGCGGAGCACGAAGCACTGCTCCGGGTCGAGGACCGCGACGTGCGGGACCTGCTGCTCCTCCTGTCACCCGACCAGCGCGAGGTCCTCGAGCTGCGGTTGCTGGCGGACCTCACGGTCGCCCAGGTCGCGGAGGTGCTCGGCAAGCCCCCGGGCGCTGTCAAGGCACTGCAACGACGGGGCCTGGCGGCACTCCGCGGCCGGCAACCGTCCGCGGTCCTGCCGACGCCGGGACAGGGGGTGGTGACGCCATGA
- a CDS encoding GH39 family glycosyl hydrolase — MTIDARSDWETRIGIRSGHAFGGQAPALEPPVGLTAEAGGHQVTLTWEPVAGAIGYQVHVADTVDGPFEPLDHSGRDVLSVPHPPYVDTTGTPGQERWYAVSSLSDVHVSGPLSTPVAATPLEQAGGVTVSVDAGSDLGELPRPWRMMIGSEHLSHALSEETTAGRVIGEELTSALSAAHRELGVTHVRAHGIFCDDVAVYREENGEAVHDFTGVDRVYDHIRSLGLYPVVEVSFMPHDLASDPSKTVFDYGAIVSPPKDWERWYDLVRDFTAHLLERYGDEVVEHWSFEVWNEANLEVFWSGTPEEFLKLYDVTAAAVRDVDERLLVGGPSSAAAGWCEELLAHAERSGAPVDFLTTHTYGAPPLDFRPMLERYGRAGTPIWWTEWGVTPTHFYDVSDAVFSGTFLARGMKSAMGRIEALSYWVVSDHFEELGRPPALLHGGFGLRTVGELRKPRWWALAMLEQLGEQRLGVTAGGDGGGSLVEVVAAKAGDGTHTVALWNATLDQTKATGSAPLARDVAVEVTGLEPGAAYALTHERVDEEHSNITRVWGELREDGQDWPTAEQWEVLRDADRLEDLEPVRRLTADQAGSLRVDTVLPMPAMSLLTLTPTS; from the coding sequence GTGACCATCGACGCCCGCAGCGACTGGGAGACCCGGATCGGGATCCGCAGCGGACACGCCTTCGGCGGCCAGGCCCCGGCCCTCGAACCCCCGGTCGGCCTGACGGCGGAGGCCGGCGGCCACCAGGTGACGCTGACGTGGGAGCCGGTGGCCGGCGCGATCGGCTACCAGGTGCACGTCGCCGACACGGTCGACGGCCCGTTCGAGCCGCTCGACCACAGCGGCCGCGACGTGCTGTCGGTCCCGCACCCGCCGTACGTGGACACCACCGGGACGCCCGGGCAGGAGCGCTGGTACGCCGTCAGCTCACTGTCCGACGTCCACGTCAGCGGTCCGCTGTCCACCCCGGTGGCCGCGACGCCGCTGGAGCAGGCCGGCGGGGTGACGGTGTCGGTCGACGCCGGCTCCGACCTCGGCGAGCTGCCGCGACCCTGGCGCATGATGATCGGCAGCGAGCACCTCTCGCACGCCCTGTCCGAGGAGACCACGGCCGGACGGGTGATCGGCGAGGAGCTGACCAGCGCGCTGAGCGCCGCCCACCGAGAGCTGGGCGTCACCCACGTCCGCGCCCACGGCATCTTCTGCGACGACGTCGCCGTCTACCGCGAGGAGAACGGCGAGGCGGTCCACGACTTCACCGGCGTCGACCGGGTCTACGACCACATCCGCTCCCTCGGTCTCTACCCGGTCGTCGAGGTCTCCTTCATGCCGCACGACCTGGCGAGCGACCCGTCCAAGACGGTCTTCGACTACGGCGCCATCGTGTCCCCGCCGAAGGACTGGGAGCGGTGGTACGACCTGGTGCGCGACTTCACCGCCCACCTGCTCGAGCGTTACGGCGACGAGGTCGTGGAGCACTGGTCGTTCGAGGTGTGGAACGAGGCCAACCTCGAGGTCTTCTGGTCCGGGACGCCGGAGGAGTTCCTCAAGCTCTACGACGTCACCGCCGCGGCGGTGCGCGACGTCGACGAGCGGTTGCTGGTCGGCGGGCCGTCGTCGGCGGCCGCCGGCTGGTGCGAGGAGCTGCTCGCCCACGCCGAGCGGTCCGGCGCACCGGTCGACTTCCTGACAACGCACACCTACGGCGCCCCGCCGCTGGACTTCCGGCCGATGCTGGAGCGGTACGGTCGCGCCGGCACCCCCATCTGGTGGACCGAGTGGGGCGTCACCCCCACCCACTTCTACGACGTCTCGGACGCCGTCTTCTCCGGCACCTTCCTGGCGCGGGGCATGAAGTCCGCGATGGGCCGCATCGAGGCGCTGTCCTACTGGGTGGTCTCCGACCACTTCGAGGAGCTCGGCCGGCCGCCCGCGCTGCTGCACGGCGGGTTCGGGCTGCGGACCGTCGGCGAGCTGCGCAAGCCGCGGTGGTGGGCGCTGGCCATGCTCGAGCAGCTCGGTGAGCAGCGTCTCGGCGTGACCGCAGGCGGTGACGGCGGCGGCTCGCTCGTCGAGGTCGTGGCGGCGAAGGCCGGCGACGGCACCCACACGGTCGCCCTGTGGAACGCGACCCTCGACCAGACCAAGGCGACGGGGTCCGCCCCGCTCGCCCGCGACGTGGCCGTCGAGGTCACCGGCCTCGAGCCCGGGGCGGCGTACGCGCTGACCCACGAGCGGGTCGACGAGGAGCACTCCAACATCACACGGGTGTGGGGCGAGCTGCGCGAGGACGGCCAGGACTGGCCGACCGCGGAGCAGTGGGAGGTGCTGCGCGACGCCGACCGGCTCGAGGACCTCGAGCCGGTGCGCCGGCTGACCGCAGACCAGGCGGGCAGCCTGCGCGTCGACACGGTGCTGCCGATGCCGGCGATGAGCCTCCTGACGCTCACGCCGACGTCCTGA
- a CDS encoding sulfatase family protein, whose amino-acid sequence MTRPNILLVVADDHAANAVGCYGGPHAVTPRIDTIAADGMRFTQCGCTNSLCAPSRATILTGTYNHVNGVTTLSTEFDARQPAFPELLRDAGYRTALIGKWHLGHGGVHDPRGFDHWEVLPDQGDYHDPTFLTMDGGSHVRPGYATDLITDLSLDWLGSVESADEPWCLLVQHKAPHRPWEPAPRHAELTFESAGSPPDTFHDDYAHPATAARDARMRVARDLNLEDLKEDPPLDVVADPAAYAGWALDRYLTDYLRCVVAVDEGVGRLLDHLDETGQADDTVVVYTSDQGFFLGEHGWYDKRFMYTESLQMPLLVRYPRLVAPGSESDALVLNVDFAQTFLDLAGVPAHDRMQGRSLAPLLAGQEPGDVGWRESAYYRYWEHLDGCHHVAAHRGVRTRDRKLVHYYGSGCGQPGASGDETPEEWELFDLADDPQELHSVHDDPAYADDLARLRAELDALATSLGDTIPTSTPTHTKEIV is encoded by the coding sequence GTGACACGCCCCAACATCCTGCTCGTCGTCGCAGACGACCACGCTGCCAACGCGGTCGGCTGCTACGGCGGCCCGCACGCCGTCACGCCGCGCATCGACACGATCGCGGCGGACGGCATGCGGTTCACGCAGTGCGGGTGCACGAACTCGTTGTGCGCGCCGAGCCGGGCCACGATCCTGACCGGCACCTACAACCACGTGAACGGGGTGACCACCCTGTCCACCGAGTTCGACGCGCGGCAGCCGGCGTTCCCGGAGCTGCTCCGGGACGCCGGCTACCGCACGGCCCTCATCGGCAAGTGGCACCTCGGCCACGGGGGCGTCCACGACCCCCGGGGCTTCGACCACTGGGAGGTGCTCCCCGACCAGGGCGACTACCACGACCCGACGTTCCTCACGATGGACGGCGGCTCGCACGTCCGTCCGGGCTACGCGACGGACCTGATCACCGACCTGTCCCTGGACTGGCTGGGCTCGGTCGAGAGCGCCGACGAGCCATGGTGCCTCCTGGTGCAGCACAAGGCGCCTCACCGGCCCTGGGAGCCGGCGCCCCGGCACGCCGAGCTCACGTTCGAGTCGGCGGGGTCGCCCCCGGACACGTTCCACGACGACTACGCCCACCCGGCGACCGCCGCGCGCGACGCCCGGATGCGGGTGGCCCGCGACCTGAACCTCGAGGACCTCAAGGAGGACCCGCCCCTCGACGTCGTCGCCGACCCGGCGGCGTACGCCGGCTGGGCGCTCGACCGCTACCTGACCGACTACCTCCGCTGCGTCGTCGCGGTCGACGAGGGCGTGGGCCGGCTGCTCGACCACCTCGACGAGACCGGGCAGGCAGACGACACCGTCGTCGTCTACACCAGCGACCAGGGCTTCTTCCTGGGCGAGCACGGCTGGTACGACAAGCGCTTCATGTACACGGAGTCGCTGCAGATGCCGCTCCTGGTGCGTTACCCGCGGCTCGTGGCGCCCGGGTCGGAGTCCGACGCCCTGGTCCTCAACGTCGACTTCGCCCAGACCTTCCTCGACCTGGCCGGGGTGCCCGCCCACGACCGGATGCAGGGCCGTTCGCTGGCACCGCTCCTCGCGGGCCAGGAGCCCGGCGACGTCGGGTGGCGCGAGAGCGCCTACTACCGCTACTGGGAGCACCTCGACGGCTGCCACCACGTGGCAGCACACCGCGGCGTGCGGACCCGCGACCGCAAGCTCGTCCACTACTACGGCTCCGGCTGCGGCCAGCCGGGCGCCTCCGGGGACGAGACCCCCGAGGAGTGGGAGCTCTTCGACCTGGCCGACGACCCGCAGGAGCTCCACAGCGTGCACGACGACCCCGCGTACGCCGACGACCTGGCCCGGCTGCGCGCCGAGCTCGACGCCCTGGCGACCAGCCTGGGCGACACCATCCCGACCAGCACCCCCACCCACACCAAGGAGATCGTGTGA
- a CDS encoding glucoamylase family protein, with product MTARRTAMAALAATTALGVGAGLLAPSQAAPAPAPAAEHADRDHERGNARAPKGLLKKYARDTWRSFEAMTIEETGLPDDNIGGSLRPGTRGQYTSPTNIGAYLWSTVTARDIGLISRREARSRMRTTLRSVARLEQHEPSGMFYNWYSPTTGEKLTAFPGSGDPIKPFLSSVDNGWLATGLLLTSRAEPALAAKADAIREEMDFSCYYNPEVNQIRGGFWDEDPENPANPKANYCDMPQDVWYTGHHYGAFNTEPRMASYLGIAEGQIPQEHYFGTYRTFPNDNCDWAWTETKPVGEWKTYLGVDVFEGALPYRDANIVPTWGGSMFEALMVPLFVPEEEWGPKSWAINHPLYVRGQIQHGMKDADYGYWGFSPSNNPAGGYREYGVDALGLDGAGYTSDQERTDWNQPFEGCREGDPNPPAEYGDGVVTPHASFLALRYAPRAAIRNLQRIRDDFDAYGKGGFYDAVAVRSGEVSKRYLSLDQGMIMAALGNALADDNMRDYVSRGELTATVRPLMQMEEFSAGRR from the coding sequence ATGACAGCACGACGGACAGCGATGGCCGCCCTCGCGGCCACGACGGCCCTCGGCGTCGGCGCCGGGCTCCTGGCGCCGAGCCAGGCCGCACCCGCCCCGGCCCCGGCGGCCGAGCACGCCGACCGCGACCACGAGCGCGGGAACGCCCGCGCGCCGAAGGGACTGCTGAAGAAGTACGCACGCGACACGTGGCGCTCCTTCGAGGCGATGACCATCGAGGAGACCGGCCTCCCCGACGACAACATCGGTGGCTCGCTCAGGCCGGGCACGCGCGGCCAGTACACCTCGCCGACCAACATCGGGGCCTACCTCTGGAGCACCGTCACCGCCCGGGACATCGGCCTGATCTCGCGTCGTGAGGCGCGCAGCCGGATGCGGACCACGCTCCGGTCGGTGGCCCGTCTCGAGCAGCACGAGCCGAGCGGCATGTTCTACAACTGGTACTCCCCGACGACGGGGGAGAAGCTGACGGCGTTCCCCGGCAGCGGCGACCCGATCAAGCCCTTCCTCTCCAGCGTGGACAACGGGTGGCTCGCCACCGGGCTGCTGCTGACCTCGCGCGCCGAGCCCGCACTCGCCGCCAAGGCCGACGCCATCCGCGAGGAGATGGACTTCTCCTGCTACTACAACCCCGAGGTCAACCAGATCCGCGGTGGCTTCTGGGACGAGGACCCGGAGAATCCCGCCAACCCGAAGGCCAACTACTGCGACATGCCGCAGGACGTCTGGTACACCGGCCACCACTACGGCGCCTTCAACACCGAGCCCCGGATGGCGTCCTACCTCGGCATCGCCGAGGGCCAGATCCCGCAGGAGCACTACTTCGGCACCTACCGGACCTTCCCGAACGACAACTGTGACTGGGCGTGGACCGAGACCAAGCCGGTCGGGGAGTGGAAGACCTACCTGGGCGTCGACGTCTTCGAGGGCGCCCTGCCCTACCGCGACGCGAACATCGTCCCGACCTGGGGCGGCAGCATGTTCGAGGCACTGATGGTGCCGCTCTTCGTGCCCGAGGAGGAGTGGGGCCCGAAGTCGTGGGCCATCAACCACCCGCTCTACGTCCGCGGCCAGATCCAGCACGGCATGAAGGACGCCGACTACGGCTACTGGGGCTTCAGCCCGTCCAACAACCCCGCCGGCGGCTACCGCGAGTACGGCGTCGACGCCCTCGGCCTCGATGGCGCCGGCTACACCTCCGACCAGGAGCGGACCGACTGGAACCAGCCCTTCGAGGGCTGCCGCGAGGGTGACCCGAACCCGCCCGCGGAGTACGGCGACGGTGTGGTCACTCCGCACGCGTCGTTCCTGGCGCTGCGCTACGCCCCCCGGGCCGCGATCCGCAACCTGCAGCGCATCCGCGACGACTTCGACGCCTACGGCAAGGGCGGCTTCTACGACGCCGTCGCCGTGCGCAGCGGCGAGGTCAGCAAGCGCTACCTGTCCCTGGACCAGGGCATGATCATGGCCGCCCTCGGCAACGCGCTCGCTGACGACAACATGCGTGACTACGTCTCCCGCGGTGAGCTGACGGCCACGGTGCGTCCGCTCATGCAGATGGAGGAGTTCTCGGCGGGGAGGCGCTGA